A genomic region of Paenibacillus sp. PL2-23 contains the following coding sequences:
- a CDS encoding acireductone dioxygenase — protein sequence MAEIRIRNTEERIKGEENVRAFLESQEVLYEHWDPSKLSESLQNKFVLSDEEKAEILATFDTEIRDLAERRGYKTWDIVALSDATPNLEELLKKFENVHTHTEDEVRAITAGRGIFIIKGTDDVGYFDVELEAGDVISVPEHKPHFFTLMDNRQIVAVRLFIETEGWIAHPFADPAFAQ from the coding sequence ATGGCTGAAATTCGAATTCGCAATACAGAGGAACGGATTAAAGGAGAAGAAAACGTACGCGCTTTTCTGGAAAGCCAAGAGGTTCTGTACGAGCATTGGGACCCAAGCAAGCTTTCTGAAAGCCTGCAAAATAAATTTGTTCTCTCCGATGAGGAGAAAGCAGAAATTCTCGCCACCTTCGACACGGAAATTCGTGATTTGGCAGAACGCCGCGGCTACAAAACCTGGGACATCGTCGCCTTGTCCGACGCGACTCCCAATCTGGAGGAGCTGCTCAAAAAATTCGAAAACGTGCATACGCACACAGAAGACGAGGTTCGTGCCATTACGGCTGGACGCGGAATCTTTATTATTAAAGGAACGGATGATGTTGGCTATTTCGACGTCGAGCTTGAGGCCGGCGATGTCATCTCCGTCCCTGAGCACAAGCCGCATTTCTTCACGCTGATGGACAACCGTCAAATTGTTGCGGTACGCCTGTTTATCGAGACGGAGGGCTGGATCGCGCATCCGTTCGCGGATCCTGCATTTGCCCAATAA
- a CDS encoding HAD family hydrolase has product MAKQAVLFDLDDTLLWDDRSVKEAFEATCQAGADAAGVDPEELETAVRKEARALYESYETFPFTKMIGINPFEGLWANFAGGEQEEFRKLQSLAPAYRKAAWTLGLKALGVENEELGAKLAEQFPAERRKRPIVYDETFAVLDQLKGKYKLLLLTNGSPDLQKEKLDGVPALIPYFDHIIISGEFGEGKPAASIFKHALERLGIEPEHGIMVGDKLTTDILGANTIGMTSVWVNRHGMTRTDEIVPTYEIGNLEELLTILEH; this is encoded by the coding sequence ATGGCAAAGCAAGCGGTATTATTCGATTTGGACGATACGCTGCTGTGGGATGACCGCAGCGTAAAGGAAGCTTTTGAGGCGACATGCCAGGCTGGCGCGGACGCCGCCGGAGTAGACCCGGAGGAGCTGGAGACTGCAGTTCGCAAGGAAGCGAGAGCCCTGTATGAATCCTATGAGACATTCCCGTTCACGAAGATGATCGGCATCAATCCATTTGAAGGGCTATGGGCAAATTTTGCAGGGGGCGAGCAGGAGGAATTCCGCAAGCTGCAGAGCCTTGCGCCAGCATACCGCAAGGCGGCTTGGACGCTCGGGCTGAAGGCGCTTGGCGTAGAAAACGAGGAGCTGGGCGCGAAGCTAGCTGAGCAATTCCCCGCTGAACGCCGCAAACGTCCCATCGTTTACGACGAAACCTTTGCGGTGCTGGACCAGCTGAAGGGCAAATACAAGCTGCTCCTGCTGACGAACGGTTCTCCGGATCTGCAGAAGGAGAAGCTGGATGGCGTGCCTGCGCTAATCCCGTATTTTGACCATATTATTATTTCCGGCGAATTTGGTGAAGGCAAGCCTGCCGCTTCGATCTTCAAGCATGCGCTGGAGAGGCTGGGCATCGAGCCGGAGCACGGCATTATGGTAGGGGACAAGCTGACAACGGACATTCTTGGCGCCAACACGATCGGTATGACGTCGGTGTGGGTGAACCGTCATGGCATGACCCGGACGGATGAGATTGTTCCAACCTACGAAATCGGGAATTTGGAAGAGCTGCTTACTATTCTTGAGCACTAA
- a CDS encoding YdcF family protein: MKTQVQKRSRPRKRKSVFRPWLLLFRFTMLSLAAGIAWSVYVWSIIDGYSAKASYPPADAGIVLGAALWNDRPSPALKERLDYALELLNNGTVGALVLSGGHGGRSSTLTEAEGMRNYLVQQGVSEDKLLLEMEAANTFQNLVFSRDLAEEHGLKSFLVITHEYHAARAGEIAEFAQLDTVGVAGTPSKVLNKFYNHSREVLAYTKWKLEWLLLKSGIRSPESLL, translated from the coding sequence ATGAAGACGCAGGTACAGAAGAGGAGCAGACCGCGGAAGCGAAAGTCCGTATTTCGTCCGTGGCTGCTCTTGTTTCGTTTCACAATGCTGTCATTGGCAGCAGGAATTGCGTGGTCCGTATATGTATGGTCAATCATTGACGGGTACAGCGCCAAGGCGTCGTACCCTCCAGCGGATGCCGGCATTGTGCTCGGTGCCGCGCTATGGAACGACAGGCCGAGCCCCGCGCTGAAGGAAAGACTGGATTACGCCCTTGAGCTGCTGAATAACGGAACAGTGGGCGCTTTGGTCTTGTCCGGCGGGCATGGCGGGAGGTCATCGACGCTGACTGAGGCGGAGGGCATGCGTAATTATTTGGTCCAGCAGGGCGTCTCCGAGGACAAGCTGCTGCTAGAGATGGAGGCTGCTAATACGTTCCAGAATCTCGTGTTCAGCCGCGACCTCGCCGAGGAGCATGGTCTGAAGTCGTTTCTTGTCATTACACACGAATATCATGCCGCGCGCGCCGGCGAGATTGCCGAATTTGCCCAGCTGGACACCGTTGGCGTGGCGGGGACTCCGTCAAAGGTGCTGAACAAATTTTATAACCATAGCCGAGAGGTGCTCGCTTATACGAAGTGGAAGCTGGAATGGCTTCTCCTGAAGTCTGGCATACGTTCTCCTGAATCGCTGCTGTGA
- a CDS encoding MerR family transcriptional regulator: MADEIRRNMALFPIGIVMKLTDLTARQIRYYEQHELIVPARTAGNQRLFSFNDVERLLEIKSLIEKGVNIAGIKQVMNPVSKESDDATIVSEQSEVKRRELSDQQLHRLLKQQLLEKRPGQASLIQGQLTRFLNRR; encoded by the coding sequence ATGGCTGATGAAATTCGCAGAAATATGGCCTTATTCCCGATCGGCATCGTAATGAAGCTGACGGATCTGACGGCCAGGCAAATCCGTTATTACGAGCAGCATGAGCTGATTGTGCCGGCTCGTACAGCGGGCAACCAGCGGCTGTTCTCCTTTAACGATGTGGAGCGCTTGCTGGAGATCAAGTCTTTAATCGAGAAGGGCGTCAATATCGCCGGTATTAAGCAAGTCATGAATCCGGTGTCCAAGGAGTCCGACGACGCAACAATCGTCAGCGAGCAATCCGAAGTGAAGCGCCGCGAGTTGTCCGATCAGCAGCTGCACCGCTTGCTTAAGCAGCAGCTACTGGAGAAGAGACCGGGACAGGCTTCCCTCATTCAGGGACAGTTAACCCGTTTCTTAAATAGACGGTAA
- a CDS encoding LysM peptidoglycan-binding domain-containing protein, producing the protein MTVGSGDTLWSIASRHAEAGDDIGYLVYRIKQRNGLENVTIHPGQQLIIPGS; encoded by the coding sequence GTGACCGTTGGGAGCGGCGACACGCTGTGGTCGATCGCAAGCCGCCATGCCGAGGCCGGCGATGATATCGGTTATCTGGTTTACCGTATCAAGCAGCGGAATGGCTTGGAGAACGTCACCATCCATCCTGGACAGCAGCTTATTATTCCAGGCTCATAA
- the glnA gene encoding type I glutamate--ammonia ligase: protein MSYTKEDIKRIAEEQNVRFIRLQFTDLLGTIKNVEIPVSQLDKALDNKMMFDGSSIEGYVRIEESDMYLYPDLDTWVVFPWVAEDRIARLICDIYMPDGTPFAGDPRGILKRVLKDAEEMGFTAMNVGPEPEFFLFKTDERGEPTTELNDQGGYFDLAPMDMGENCRREIVLTLEEMGFEIEASHHEVAPGQHEIDFKYADAIKAADQIQTFKLVVKTIARVHGLHATFMPKPLFGVNGSGMHCHQSLFKGSTNVFYDESDKLGLSDTARYYMAGMLKHARAMAAITNPTVNSYKRLVPGYEAPCYVAWSASNRSPMIRIPASRGLSTRIEVRNPDPAANPYLALAVMLKAGLDGIQNQEPLPAPTDRNIYIMSEEERLDAGIPSLPVDLKEALDEMLRSDIICEALGDHALAHFYELKEIEWDMYRTQVHQWERDQYLTHY from the coding sequence GTGAGCTACACCAAAGAAGATATTAAGCGTATAGCAGAAGAGCAGAACGTACGTTTTATCCGTTTGCAGTTTACCGATTTGCTGGGTACGATCAAAAACGTCGAAATACCGGTCAGCCAATTGGACAAGGCACTTGATAACAAAATGATGTTTGATGGTTCTTCCATCGAAGGTTATGTTCGTATCGAAGAATCTGACATGTACTTATATCCGGATTTAGATACTTGGGTTGTATTCCCGTGGGTGGCGGAGGATCGAATCGCTCGTCTGATCTGCGACATCTATATGCCGGATGGCACGCCGTTCGCAGGCGATCCACGCGGTATTCTGAAGCGTGTGCTGAAGGACGCGGAGGAAATGGGCTTCACGGCGATGAACGTTGGACCGGAGCCGGAGTTCTTCCTGTTCAAAACCGATGAGCGCGGCGAGCCAACCACAGAATTGAACGACCAAGGCGGCTATTTCGATCTTGCGCCAATGGACATGGGCGAGAACTGCCGTCGAGAAATCGTTCTGACGCTTGAAGAGATGGGCTTCGAGATCGAAGCGTCCCATCATGAGGTGGCTCCGGGCCAGCACGAAATCGACTTCAAATATGCAGACGCGATCAAAGCGGCTGACCAGATCCAAACCTTCAAGCTGGTCGTCAAGACGATTGCCCGCGTGCATGGCCTGCATGCGACCTTCATGCCAAAGCCGCTGTTCGGCGTTAACGGCTCCGGCATGCACTGCCACCAATCGCTGTTCAAGGGCAGCACTAACGTCTTCTACGATGAGAGCGACAAGCTGGGCCTGAGCGACACGGCGCGCTATTATATGGCGGGCATGCTGAAGCACGCGCGTGCTATGGCGGCTATTACGAATCCAACCGTCAACTCGTACAAGCGTCTGGTGCCTGGTTATGAAGCGCCATGTTATGTCGCTTGGTCTGCAAGCAACCGCTCGCCGATGATTCGTATCCCGGCATCCCGCGGCTTGTCCACACGCATCGAGGTTCGTAATCCGGATCCTGCGGCGAATCCATACCTGGCTCTCGCTGTTATGCTGAAGGCCGGTCTAGACGGCATCCAGAATCAAGAGCCGCTTCCGGCTCCAACGGATCGCAACATTTATATTATGTCTGAGGAAGAGCGGCTTGACGCAGGCATTCCTAGCCTGCCGGTTGATCTGAAGGAAGCGCTGGATGAGATGCTGAGAAGCGATATTATTTGCGAAGCGCTGGGCGATCATGCTCTGGCTCACTTCTACGAGCTGAAGGAAATCGAGTGGGATATGTACCGCACGCAAGTGCATCAGTGGGAGAGAGATCAGTATCTTACCCATTATTAA
- the lexA gene encoding transcriptional repressor LexA, translated as MSKLSKRQHSILEFIKQEVRDKGYPPSVREIAEAVGLLSSSTVHGHLDRLEKKGYIRRDPTKPRAIEILNQDDSDNVIPFPIAQVPIVGKVTAGIPITATENIEDYFPLPSHFVGDNNVFILNVVGESMIEAGIHNGDYVIVRQQQTANNGDIVVAMTEDDEATVKTFYKEKDHIRLQPENSSMEPLRLNNVTILGKVIGLFRDIH; from the coding sequence GTGTCGAAGCTGTCCAAAAGGCAACATTCGATCCTTGAATTTATTAAGCAAGAGGTTCGGGATAAAGGTTATCCGCCATCCGTACGTGAAATTGCGGAAGCCGTAGGACTGCTGTCCAGCTCCACGGTTCACGGCCATCTGGACAGGCTGGAGAAGAAAGGCTATATTCGCCGCGATCCAACCAAGCCGCGCGCGATCGAAATTTTGAATCAGGATGACAGCGACAACGTCATTCCATTCCCAATCGCCCAGGTGCCCATTGTCGGCAAGGTTACAGCGGGCATTCCTATCACAGCCACAGAGAACATTGAGGACTACTTCCCGCTGCCGTCCCACTTTGTGGGCGACAACAACGTTTTTATTCTCAATGTTGTCGGGGAGAGTATGATTGAAGCCGGTATCCATAACGGCGATTATGTCATCGTCCGCCAGCAGCAGACGGCGAATAACGGCGATATCGTGGTTGCAATGACGGAGGACGACGAAGCGACGGTCAAAACCTTCTACAAGGAGAAGGATCATATCCGTCTGCAGCCTGAGAACTCGTCTATGGAGCCTCTGCGCTTGAATAACGTTACCATCCTCGGCAAAGTGATTGGACTATTCCGAGACATTCATTAA
- a CDS encoding methionine gamma-lyase family protein, with amino-acid sequence MSKVTYENEELWENLLRLSEQMEEKAQGAFRRIDGIAERNQWKVIEAFKRHQVSDFHFAGSTGYGYNDRGREILDLVYADVFGAEAALVRPHFASGTHTISCALFGVLRPGDELLYVTGRPYDTLHKVIGKPGDGKGSLRDWGVAYNEVALLQDGGIDWPSVEASIHEGTRVIGVQRSRGYDWRASFTVAEIGEIVQRVKAIKPDVLVFVDNCYGEFTELLEPTEVGVDLMAGSLIKNPGGGLAETGGYIAGSRAAVEAASYRLTAPGIGAEVGAMLGTLRSMYQGLFLAPHLVGQAVKGSVFAAALFEQLGFESKPRWQEPRTDLIQAVRFGQADHLIAFVQGIQAAAAVDAHVVPEPWDMPGYENPVIMAAGTFIQGGSLELSADAPIREPYIAYMQGGLTYAHAKYGVLTALRRLVESGLIVIKPHMS; translated from the coding sequence ATGAGCAAAGTAACGTATGAAAATGAAGAGCTGTGGGAAAACTTACTCCGGTTGTCGGAGCAAATGGAAGAGAAGGCGCAGGGCGCGTTCCGCAGAATCGATGGGATTGCGGAGCGCAATCAATGGAAGGTAATTGAGGCGTTCAAGCGCCATCAGGTCAGTGATTTTCATTTTGCCGGATCAACGGGCTATGGCTACAATGACCGAGGACGCGAAATATTGGATCTGGTCTATGCGGATGTGTTCGGGGCGGAGGCGGCGCTTGTGCGGCCGCACTTCGCTTCCGGCACGCATACGATCAGCTGCGCGCTGTTCGGCGTGCTGCGTCCGGGGGACGAGCTGCTGTATGTGACGGGCAGGCCGTATGATACGCTTCATAAGGTTATTGGCAAGCCAGGAGACGGCAAAGGCTCGCTTCGGGATTGGGGAGTGGCCTATAATGAGGTGGCTCTGCTCCAGGATGGAGGCATTGATTGGCCCTCTGTCGAGGCCAGTATTCATGAAGGCACGAGGGTGATCGGCGTACAGCGTTCGCGCGGATATGATTGGCGCGCATCCTTCACGGTGGCCGAAATCGGCGAAATCGTACAACGCGTGAAGGCGATCAAGCCAGACGTGCTGGTGTTCGTCGATAATTGTTATGGCGAGTTTACGGAGCTGCTGGAGCCAACAGAGGTTGGTGTTGATCTGATGGCGGGTTCCCTGATCAAAAATCCGGGAGGCGGCTTGGCGGAGACCGGCGGCTATATCGCAGGCTCCAGAGCAGCCGTTGAGGCTGCTTCCTACCGGCTGACCGCTCCCGGGATTGGAGCTGAGGTAGGAGCCATGCTCGGTACGCTTCGGTCCATGTATCAAGGGCTGTTCCTTGCTCCTCACCTTGTGGGACAAGCGGTCAAAGGCAGTGTATTTGCCGCGGCGCTGTTCGAGCAGCTGGGCTTCGAGAGCAAGCCGAGATGGCAGGAGCCCCGCACGGATCTGATCCAGGCGGTTCGATTCGGACAAGCTGACCATCTGATCGCCTTTGTGCAGGGCATTCAGGCTGCGGCGGCCGTGGACGCCCATGTGGTGCCGGAGCCGTGGGACATGCCGGGCTATGAGAATCCTGTCATTATGGCTGCTGGCACGTTCATTCAGGGCGGCAGCCTGGAGCTGTCCGCGGATGCGCCGATACGTGAGCCGTACATCGCTTATATGCAGGGCGGCTTAACTTACGCGCACGCCAAATACGGTGTACTGACCGCGCTCAGAAGGCTAGTGGAGAGCGGATTAATTGTGATCAAACCTCACATGTCTTGA
- a CDS encoding DUF896 domain-containing protein, producing the protein MDFDSLIARINELSRKNKASGLTEEETKERDELRQQYLNNFKRNFKQQLDSIKYVEDEEDNVKH; encoded by the coding sequence ATGGATTTTGATTCACTGATTGCTCGGATTAATGAATTGTCCCGCAAAAACAAAGCCTCAGGGCTTACAGAGGAAGAAACAAAGGAAAGGGACGAGCTAAGGCAGCAATACTTGAACAATTTCAAACGGAATTTCAAGCAGCAGTTGGACTCCATCAAATATGTGGAGGACGAAGAGGATAACGTCAAGCATTAA
- a CDS encoding AAA family ATPase: protein MNGHVFSGPGNGSARPSRQINVVLRSHEAFGGGASAQAVEAEPPPAVKPLPAVDHYAEIQRELEPMIGMDNVKALVYEIYALLYISRMRTEAGLYGGSQVYHMIFKGNPGTGKTTIARIVAKLLQKMGVLTKGHLIEVERADLVGEYIGHTAQKTRDLVRKALGGVLFVDEAYSLARGGEKDFGKEAIDTLVKAMEDHRSQFVLILAGYPMEIEQFLMTNPGLPSRFPIQIEFPDYSVDQLLQIGELMVKERDYVLMPQTVFKLRQLLMQEKLNDAFSFSNARFVRNTIEKAIRHQAVRLIGQYSSSIPGRGELMSIRPEDLKV from the coding sequence ATGAACGGACACGTCTTCTCGGGACCAGGCAACGGATCGGCCAGACCTTCCCGTCAGATCAATGTGGTGCTTCGCAGCCACGAAGCGTTCGGAGGCGGGGCTTCAGCGCAGGCGGTCGAGGCGGAGCCGCCGCCGGCCGTTAAGCCGCTGCCCGCAGTCGACCATTATGCCGAGATTCAGAGGGAGCTTGAGCCGATGATCGGCATGGATAATGTGAAGGCTCTTGTATATGAGATTTACGCTTTGCTCTACATTAGCCGCATGAGAACGGAAGCCGGCTTATACGGAGGCTCCCAAGTCTATCATATGATTTTCAAAGGAAATCCCGGCACCGGGAAAACAACAATCGCCCGCATCGTAGCCAAGCTGCTGCAGAAGATGGGCGTGCTGACGAAAGGCCATTTGATTGAAGTGGAGCGGGCCGATCTTGTGGGCGAATATATCGGCCATACCGCTCAGAAAACCCGCGATCTCGTGCGCAAAGCGCTGGGCGGCGTCCTGTTCGTCGATGAAGCCTACAGTCTGGCGAGAGGCGGGGAGAAGGATTTCGGGAAGGAAGCGATTGATACGCTGGTGAAGGCGATGGAGGATCATCGCAGCCAATTCGTGCTTATTCTTGCCGGGTACCCCATGGAGATCGAGCAGTTTCTGATGACGAATCCCGGTCTGCCGTCGCGCTTCCCGATTCAAATTGAATTTCCCGATTATTCCGTGGATCAGCTGCTCCAAATCGGAGAGCTGATGGTGAAGGAACGGGATTATGTGCTGATGCCTCAAACGGTATTTAAGCTCAGGCAGCTCCTTATGCAGGAGAAGCTGAACGACGCCTTTTCATTCAGCAACGCGAGATTTGTGCGCAATACGATTGAAAAGGCGATTCGCCATCAGGCCGTCAGGCTGATTGGACAATATTCAAGCTCCATACCGGGCAGGGGCGAGCTGATGTCGATCAGGCCGGAGGATCTTAAGGTGTAA